One Streptomyces sp. 1331.2 genomic window, TGGGCCTCCTGTAGCGGTGACACCAGGTCGGGGCCGGGGCCTGACAGGGCCCGACACGGCGGGCGGCGGTGGCGGGCTGAGCAACGACCCGGACGTCCTGCGGAACCTCGTACGGACGCGGAGTCACCGTCACCGATGGTCACCCGCGAGTGCGGGGCAGCCGTCGCCGCCCGCGTCGAGTCGGTCATGGAGTACGAGCGGCGCGGCGTGGTCCCGCGACGCATGGTGAGTCGGTAGGGGAGTTCGATCACCCTCGGTGGGCCGGGATGAGCGGGTGCCCGCATCCCGGGCGCGCACACGGGGCCTTCGGGTGGGGCGGTGTCGGGACGAACGCCTGACACGTGCAGAGGAAGCACCGGTCGTCATCGCCGTCCCCGCCGCCATCACCCTCGCCGATGATGCCGACGGCCGTCAACCGTGCGCGGGCCTGCTCCCGGACCGATCGGAGCTGCTGCGCTACCTGGTCGAGGGCTGCCGCGTTCTCCTCGAAGGCCTTCATCTGGGCGTCCGTCAGGTCGTCCGCACTCGTCATTTCGCTGGGTTCCTCTCCGGTGCCGATGTGCTACTCCGCTATCGGCGATCCGGCGGGGCGGGTGGAGGGGTTGCGCGGGTTCTTCATCCTGACGGACCGAAACCTGGCCCGGGTGCAGGTGCCCCGGGCGTCAGGCGTTGTCGAGGGTTGTGCTGATCTTGGCGGCCATGGCGGTCATGGCGGGGCTCCCGCCGTGGCGGGTCTTGAGCGCGGCCTCGACGGCGGTCCGGATGACGGAGCGGAAGTTGTCGGCCTCGCCGGGGTCGAGGTCCCGGAGGAGGGCGAGGGAGGCCGCGAGGGCGGGGAAGACCTGGTCGGCCAGGTCGGCGGTCGACTTCCCGCCGAGCTTCATGCCCTTGGGCTTCTCGGCGAGCACGCGGCCGACCAGTCCGGTGGCGGCGGACAGCGCCTTGCCGCCGGCCATGCCGGCCCTGGCGGAGGAGAACGCCCCGGGGTCGGCGCCCGCCATCAGGGCGACGACGCCGTGGGCGGCGGTCTGCAGGGTCAGCTTCTCGCCGCGGCCGAGGGCCGTTCCGGCTTCGAAGGTCGCCCCGGTTCCGGGGGTGGTGGGGCGCGACGTGGTCATACGGGCGGTCGCCTCGCGCTGGAGGACGGCGGCGGAGCCCAGGAAGTCGACGATGGCGGCCAGTTCGGTGTCGCTGTAGCGCTCGCAGAGCGCGTCCAGGGCACCCGTCCACTGCGTGAAGTGCGGTGCCAGGGCCTCGCTGGGGGCTTCCGCGGCCTCGATGAGGACGCTCCGGCCGTCCAGCGGGTTCGGCACCCGGCGGGCGAAGCCCTTGCGCTGGAGCCGGTCGACCAGCCCGGTGACCGAGGCCGGGGCCAGCCCCGAGTGCTCGCCCAACTCGCGTGCGGTCAAGGGGCCGTGGCGCAGGAGCAGGTCGATGGCCTTCTCCTCGGTGGCGCTCAGGCCGTTCAGCTGCGCGAGCGCCGCGTGGAACATGACGGCGGCCGTGCTGAGCTCCCGTCCGGCCGTGTGCAGCCGGGCCATCAGCTCCTCGCGCGAGGGCTGATCGGAGGGCTGGTCGGTGGGCTTGCCGGCGCGGGT contains:
- a CDS encoding MarR family winged helix-turn-helix transcriptional regulator, giving the protein MTRAGKPTDQPSDQPSREELMARLHTAGRELSTAAVMFHAALAQLNGLSATEEKAIDLLLRHGPLTARELGEHSGLAPASVTGLVDRLQRKGFARRVPNPLDGRSVLIEAAEAPSEALAPHFTQWTGALDALCERYSDTELAAIVDFLGSAAVLQREATARMTTSRPTTPGTGATFEAGTALGRGEKLTLQTAAHGVVALMAGADPGAFSSARAGMAGGKALSAATGLVGRVLAEKPKGMKLGGKSTADLADQVFPALAASLALLRDLDPGEADNFRSVIRTAVEAALKTRHGGSPAMTAMAAKISTTLDNA